The proteins below are encoded in one region of Rhododendron vialii isolate Sample 1 chromosome 7a, ASM3025357v1:
- the LOC131334189 gene encoding uncharacterized protein LOC131334189 — protein MPCYRVCQHRSPPGDYNNMANMRAFWETWDMRILILYILFTQLYLHVCGRIRGKSASAFIIVNIWLLYLFSDLFAIIALGKLSKLKINNDAIQYLKQLPKSLNKTYQLPSIYSNVTLGKDALQVMWAPLILFYLGGPDTITVLRFEENKLWTKHLLGLVMQGLRTAYALVATLFFPGSLASLALLLCIPGIIKYGERVWVVMLNSNDDYTGLVQLDPDKIDQYSRASGSKAKLALLAHSWLHTLRPHAEDYECNADKVQALVTQFREKITTGEEAFRLIAIELGLIYEMLFSKVGTILTLWGSILRFLSFSFLISLLVVFLMRRDEFPEHFKGDDVITVVLLAGAIFLDLAGIVVQLSSNWALVWACYNIDQIKWGATPILFLHKKLISDRPWWSGGIGQLSLRKFCKKYKSTWCDETWGNLFGKEKMLKRYRSRKEPVVREDLKDLIFDRLCEMSEKRAGPGVRSADQWTLLRDDFAQQFKYWRNELEFSRSIVVWHVATEVCYLSDHDKDNKKARLVKMLSDYMMYLLVAYPSRFPFCNICGEIMQNREPMKKLFDSCKRGKDKGNTTDTTLVNREAVENKGNPTLVNREAVENKGNPTLVNRETVEHKDNRTLVDEAERLVQGMKENHENSWDIMGRVWVEMMRYAAREIPVKKHIEELRRGGEFSTHVWLLLMHLGDSEKLEKSHSSLADEDEDHKDGRKDDDNWDLTRFWW, from the coding sequence ATGCCGTGCTACAGGGTCTGCCAGCACCGTTCCCCTCCGGGAGATTACAACAATATGGCGAATATGAGGGCATTTTGGGAGACATGGGATATGAGGATTCTAATTCTCTACATCCTCTTCACCCAGTTGTACCTCCATGTTTGCGGACGGATCCGCGGAAAGAGCGCGTCCGCGTTCATAATCGTCAACATTTGGTTACTCTACCTGTTTTCTGATTTGTTTGCAATAATTGCTCTTGGAAAGCTCTCCAAGCTCAAGATCAACAACGACGCCATTCAGTACCTCAAACAGTTACCAAAGAGTTTGAACAAGACTTATCAGTTGCCATCGATCTATTCTAACGTCACACTGGGCAAAGACGCGCTTCAGGTGATGTGGGCACCTCTCATCTTGTTCTATCTCGGAGGTCCGGATACCATTACCGTCTTACGCTTTGAGGAAAATAAGTTGTGGACGAAACACCTTTTAGGACTCGTAATGCAAGGCCTAAGGACTGCTTATGCCCTGGTAGCAACCTTGTTCTTCCCGGGGTCGCTCGCTAGTCTGGCACTGTTGCTATGTATTCCTGGAATTATCAAGTacggagagagagtgtgggtaGTCATGTTAAACTCCAACGACGATTACACGGGTTTGGTTCAGTTAGATCCCGACAAAATCGACCAATATTCCAGGGCTTCGGGATCCAAGGCAAAGCTAGCGCTCCTAGCCCATTCCTGGTTGCATACTTTGAGGCCACATGCTGAAGATTACGAATGTAATGCGGACAAAGTGCAGGCTTTGGTAACACAATTCCGTGAAAAAATTACAACGGGTGAGGAAGCTTTCAGATTGATTGCGATTGAGTTGGGTTTGATATATGAGATGCTCTTCAGCAAGGTAGGCACGATTCTCACCTTATGGGGAAGCATTCTTAGATTCCTTAGCTTCTCTTTCCTAATTTCTCTGCTCGTGGTGTTCTTAATGCGTCGTGACGAGTTTCCCGAACATTTCAAAGGTGATGATGTGATTACCGTCGTTCTGTTAGCTGGAGCTATTTTTCTAGACCTAGCTGGTATTGTTGTGCAACTTTCTTCGAATTGGGCCTTGGTTTGGGCGTGTTATAATATTGATCAAATTAAATGGGGGGCTACTCCGATTCTCTTTCTTCACAAAAAACTAATCTCGGACCGCCCGTGGTGGTCTGGGGGCATCGGGCAACTCAGTCTCCGGAAGTTCTGCAAAAAGTATAAGTCTACCTGGTGCGATGAGACGTGGGGGAATCTTTTTGGCAAGGAAAAAATGTTGAAGAGATACAGATCACGGAAGGAGCCAGTAGTCCGAGAGGATTTGAAAGATCTAATCTTCGATCGCCTTTGCGAGATGTCAGAGAAACGTGCAGGTCCAGGTGTGAGAAGTGCTGATCAGTGGACCCTCTTAAGGGATGATTTTGCGCAGCAGTTCAAGTACTGGAGAAATGAACTAGAATTTAGTCGAAGTATTGTCGTCTGGCACGTTGCTACTGAGGTTTGCTACTTGTCGGATCATGATAAAGACAACAAGAAAGCGCGGTTGGTCAAAATGCTTTCCGATTACATGATGTACTTGCTCGTTGCATATCCTTCTAGATTTCCCTTCTGCAACATATGCGGCGAGATTATGCAGAATCGGGAACCTATGAAGAAACTTTTCGATTCGTGTAAAAGGGGTAAGGATAAAGGCAACACCACCGATACCACACTTGTGAACAGGGAAGCGGTTGAGAATAAAGGCAACCCCACACTTGTGAACAGGGAAGCGGTTGAGAATAAAGGCAACCCCACACTTGTGAACAGGGAAACGGTTGAGCATAAAGACAACCGCACACTTGTGGACGAGGCAGAAAGGCTTGTGCAAGGTATGAAGGAGAATCATGAGAACAGCTGGGATATCATGGGCAGGGTGTGGGTGGAGATGATGCGCTATGCAGCAAGGGAAATCCCAGTGAAGAAGCACATTGAAGAGCTTCGACGTGGGGGAGAGTTTTCCACCCATGTTTGGCTTCTGCTTATGCACTTAGGCGATTCGGAGAAGCTGGAAAAAAGTCATTCTAGCCTGGcggatgaagatgaagatcaCAAGGATGGGCGGAAAGATGACGACAATTGGGATCTTACAAGGTTTTGGTGGTAA